In a genomic window of Magnolia sinica isolate HGM2019 chromosome 14, MsV1, whole genome shotgun sequence:
- the LOC131225209 gene encoding uncharacterized protein LOC131225209 encodes MASSPSFGGEKKHWWLSNRKVVEKYVKDARVLIATHEHSEITAAVNLLDAALALSPRLEVALELKARSLLYLRRFKDVANMLQEHIPSYKITMEESWSSSSLSSENSSQQLSKDRVKLLSSDNMSSSVPPSDGDASFKCFSVSDLKKKVLAGLCKNCEKEGQWRYLVLGQACCHLGLMEDAMVLLQTGKRLASAAFRRESVCWSEDSFSFSNAAICGEINPNNPPVSAPPSSEAESVAHLLSNIKLLLRRRAAALAALDAGLHSEAIRHFSKILDGRRSTPQGFLADCYIHRATAYRAAGRIAEAIADCNRTLALDPSSIPALSTRAKLLESIRCYPDCLRDLDHLKLLYDAILRDRKLPGPAWKQHTFRYRDVSANLRTLTSKIQELRVQVASGDAANIDYYALIGLRRGCTRSELERAHLLLSLRHRPDKSTGFVDRCEFVDDRDVDTIKDQARMSALLLYRLLQKGYSSVMASIMDEEAAEKQKQRTAAAAAIQNAIPLLESKLEVDTNSKMMESEQKDFSLELPEKTTAAAAAAASVFQGVFCRDLAVVGNLISQVGFNRPLPVKYEALSC; translated from the exons GTAGTAGAGAAATACGTGAAAGATGCCCGTGTACTCATCGCAACCCACGAGCATTCGGAAATCACCGCTGCCGTAAACCTCCTCGATGCGGCCCTCGCACTCTCTCCCCGCCTCGAGGTGGCCCTCGAGCTGAAAGCGCGATCGCTTCTCTATCTCCGTCGATTCAAGGACGTTGCCAACATGCTCCAAGAACACATTCCCAGCTACAAGATCACAATGGAGGAATCGTGGTCGTCGTCATCTCTCTCCTCTGAGAATTCATCACAGCAGCTTTCGAAAGATCGAGTCAAGCTCCTCTCCTCCGACAACATGTCGTCGTCGGTGCCACCGTCTGATGGGGACGCTTCCTTCAAATGCTTCTCTGTCTCGGATCTGAAGAAGAAGGTTTTAGCTGGTCTATGCAAAAACTGCGAGAAAGAGGGGCAATGGAG GTACCTGGTCCTAGGCCAAGCTTGCTGCCACCTGGGCCTGATGGAAGACGCCATGGTCCTCCTCCAGACCGGAAAACGTCTAGCCTCCGCCGCTTTCCGCCGCGAGAGTGTCTGCTGGTCTGAGGACAGCTTCTCCTTCTCCAACGCCGCCATCTGCGGTGAAATCAACCCCAACAACCCTCCGGTCTCCGCCCCGCCCTCATCCGAAGCAGAGAGTGTGGCTCACCTCCTCAGCAACATCAAGCTCCTCCTCCGTCGCCGCGCTGCTGCCCTTGCCGCCCTCGACGCAGGCCTCCACTCCGAGGCCATCCGCCACTTCTCCAAGATCCTCGACGGCCGGAGAAGCACCCCACAGGGCTTCCTTGCAGATTGCTACATCCACAGAGCCACAGCCTACCGAGCTGCAGGCCGTATTGCTGAGGCCATTGCCGACTGCAATCGCACACTCGCCCTCGATCCATCTTCCATCCCTGCCCTCTCCACCCGTGCCAAACTCCTCGAATCCATTCGCTGCTATCCCGATTGCCTCCGTGACCTCGATCACCTCAAGCTTCTCTACGACGCCATCCTCCGCGACCGCAAGCTCCCTGGCCCCGCATGGAAGCAACATACATTCAGATACAGGGATGTTTCGGCAAACCTACGAACCCTAACATCAAAGATCCAAGAACTGAGGGTGCAGGTCGCTTCCGGTGACGCTGCCAACATTGATTACTACGCATTAATCGGGCTGCGGCGGGGATGCACGCGATCGGAGCTGGAACGGGCCCATCTGCTTCTGTCTTTACGTCACAGGCCCGACAAATCAACAGGATTCGTTGATCGGTGCGAGTTCGTCGATGATCGCGATGTGGATACGATCAAGGATCAGGCAAGGATGTCGGCATTGTTGTTGTATCGGTTGCTACAGAAAGGATATTCAAGCGTCATGGCTTCGATCATGGATGAGGAAGCAGCTGAAAAACAGAAGCAGCGGACCGCCGCAGCTGCAGCCATACAAAACGCAATCCCTCTTCTCGAATCGAAATTGGAAGTGGATACGAATAGTAAAATGATGGAATCGGAACAGAAAGATTTTAGTCTAGAACTGCCGGAGAAGACGACAGCAGCAGCGGCGGCAGCAGCATCGGTATTCCAAGGGGTTTTCTGCAGGGATTTGGCAGTTGTCGGAAATCTGATATCGCAGGTCGGATTTAATCGGCCACTCCCAGTGAAATACGAGGCCTTGAGCTGCTGA